The following are encoded in a window of Deltaproteobacteria bacterium genomic DNA:
- a CDS encoding transporter substrate-binding domain-containing protein: MRKWISILMVAMLLLTLTACGGGASQKVPTGVEDGVLTIAMECAYAPYNWTQNDDSNEAVPIKNVPGSFANGYDVMMAKKICEANDWELEIIQSDWDSLVPAVMTGTIDAVIAGQSMTAGRSEQVDFAGPYFYATMVCLTKKDSPFAGAQGLADLAGGTCTAQLATIWYEQCLPQIEGAIIQPASADAPAMLMALETGMVDFVCTDLPTAQGAVVAYPDMVILDFSGTPGDFQFSDQVRAENVNIGVSVMKGNAFLKKAIDEVLGTMTEDDFNRLMQFAITIQPLSVD, translated from the coding sequence ATGAGAAAGTGGATCAGTATCCTGATGGTAGCTATGCTTTTATTAACCCTCACTGCCTGTGGCGGAGGGGCAAGCCAGAAAGTTCCGACTGGAGTCGAAGACGGCGTTTTAACCATCGCCATGGAGTGCGCCTACGCGCCTTACAACTGGACCCAAAACGATGATTCCAATGAAGCCGTACCCATCAAGAACGTGCCCGGCTCGTTCGCAAACGGCTACGATGTCATGATGGCCAAGAAGATTTGTGAAGCCAATGATTGGGAGCTGGAGATTATTCAATCCGATTGGGATTCATTAGTGCCCGCTGTGATGACCGGAACTATTGACGCGGTCATCGCCGGTCAATCCATGACGGCCGGCCGGTCGGAACAAGTCGATTTCGCGGGCCCCTATTTTTACGCCACCATGGTCTGTCTGACCAAAAAAGACAGCCCCTTTGCCGGCGCACAAGGTCTTGCCGATCTTGCGGGCGGCACCTGCACGGCCCAACTCGCCACCATCTGGTACGAACAGTGCCTCCCTCAGATTGAAGGAGCGATCATTCAACCGGCCTCGGCGGACGCCCCCGCCATGCTGATGGCGCTTGAAACAGGGATGGTGGACTTTGTCTGCACCGACCTGCCCACGGCACAAGGGGCTGTCGTTGCCTATCCCGACATGGTGATCCTGGATTTTTCCGGGACTCCAGGCGACTTCCAATTCTCGGACCAGGTCCGGGCAGAGAACGTCAACATCGGTGTGTCCGTCATGAAAGGGAATGCCTTCCTCAAGAAGGCCATCGATGAGGTACTTGGCACCATGACGGAAGATGACTTCAATCGCCTCATGCAGTTCGCCATCACGATCCAGCCCTTGAGCGTGGATTGA